One genomic segment of Mesoterricola silvestris includes these proteins:
- a CDS encoding LutC/YkgG family protein → MADARATILESLRAGGGGEPVPLPSTEVLAARAWPPAERVARLRRGMEAVHTEFLEAVPGQWPSVVLGFCRDQGFPNLLYGPASSAGKALASAWTPRDPELIPYREPVETFKAALFEDVAAGFTTALAGVAETGGLLLEPGPEEPRLLSLVPPVHIALLLASTIEDTLWSAVRHRGWGRGAARNSLLISGPSKTADIEQTLAYGVHGPRRLVVVLVDNL, encoded by the coding sequence ATGGCTGACGCCCGCGCGACGATCCTGGAAAGCCTCCGGGCCGGGGGCGGTGGCGAACCGGTGCCCCTGCCCTCCACCGAGGTCCTGGCGGCCCGCGCCTGGCCCCCCGCGGAACGGGTGGCCCGGCTCCGCCGGGGCATGGAGGCCGTGCACACGGAATTCCTGGAGGCCGTTCCGGGCCAATGGCCCTCGGTGGTGCTCGGCTTCTGCCGGGACCAGGGGTTCCCGAACCTCCTCTACGGCCCCGCCAGTTCCGCGGGGAAGGCCCTGGCCTCGGCCTGGACGCCCCGGGATCCGGAGCTGATCCCCTACCGGGAGCCGGTGGAGACCTTCAAGGCCGCGCTCTTCGAGGACGTGGCGGCGGGCTTCACCACCGCCCTGGCCGGGGTGGCGGAAACCGGAGGCCTCCTGCTGGAGCCCGGCCCCGAGGAACCGCGCCTGCTCTCCCTGGTGCCCCCGGTGCACATCGCGCTGCTGCTGGCCTCCACCATCGAGGACACCCTCTGGTCCGCGGTGCGCCACCGCGGCTGGGGACGGGGCGCGGCCCGCAACTCCCTCCTCATCTCCGGTCCCAGCAAGACCGCCGACATCGAGCAGACCCTGGCCTACGGGGTGCACGGTCCCCGGCGGCTGGTGGTGGTGCTTGTCGACAACCTATAG
- a CDS encoding LutB/LldF family L-lactate oxidation iron-sulfur protein, which translates to MHAETGFRESAAQALGDPQIRANFRRAMDGLMAKRAAQFPDPADLQALRSLGTAIRARSLLKLPELLEQLEASCLRNGIQVHWARTCEEGNELILGLLRARGATRLVKGKSMVSEEMGLNHFLEEHGVEALESDLGEYIIQLDQETPSHIIMPAIHKNKTQIARQFSQKIKDAKYTEDVDELTALARKVLRRKFLEADAGLSGVNFAVADTGTLCLVENEGNGRMSTHVPALHIAVMGLEKVVETLEDVAPLYALLTRSATGQAVSTYLNLVRGPRGPGELDGPREVHLVILDNGRSRIYADPQLRATLRCIRCGACMNHCPVYTRVGGHAYQAVYPGPIGKILTPQMEGVGVRHELLHGSSLCGACSEVCPVEIPIPEIIVRLRREATHRDPGSSVEGRGTGRTATEDLAWRVWAAVLSRPGAYRFAAWCATRFRNLIPGGLPLLKAWTLARGKPVPARRSLQERVREEGIPHG; encoded by the coding sequence ATGCACGCTGAGACGGGCTTCCGGGAATCCGCCGCCCAGGCCCTGGGGGATCCCCAGATCCGGGCCAATTTCCGCCGGGCCATGGACGGCCTCATGGCCAAGCGCGCCGCGCAGTTCCCCGATCCCGCCGACCTCCAGGCCCTGCGGAGCCTGGGCACGGCCATCCGGGCCCGGAGCCTGCTGAAGCTGCCCGAACTGCTGGAGCAGCTGGAGGCCAGCTGCCTGCGCAACGGGATCCAGGTGCACTGGGCCCGCACCTGCGAGGAGGGCAACGAGCTCATCCTGGGCCTCCTGCGGGCCCGGGGCGCCACCCGCCTGGTCAAGGGCAAGTCCATGGTGTCCGAGGAGATGGGGCTCAACCATTTCCTTGAGGAGCACGGGGTGGAGGCCCTGGAATCGGACCTGGGCGAGTACATCATCCAACTGGACCAGGAAACGCCGAGCCACATCATCATGCCGGCCATCCACAAGAACAAGACCCAGATCGCCCGGCAGTTCAGCCAGAAGATCAAGGACGCCAAATATACGGAGGACGTGGACGAGCTCACCGCCCTGGCCCGCAAGGTGCTGCGCCGGAAGTTCCTGGAGGCGGACGCGGGGCTTTCGGGGGTGAATTTCGCGGTGGCGGACACCGGGACCCTCTGCCTGGTGGAGAACGAGGGCAACGGCCGCATGAGCACCCACGTGCCGGCCCTGCACATCGCCGTCATGGGGCTGGAGAAGGTGGTGGAGACCCTGGAGGACGTGGCGCCCCTCTACGCGCTCCTCACCCGCTCCGCCACGGGTCAGGCCGTGAGCACCTACCTCAACCTCGTCCGGGGCCCGCGCGGGCCCGGGGAGCTGGACGGCCCCCGCGAGGTCCACCTGGTGATCCTGGACAACGGCCGTTCCCGCATCTACGCGGATCCCCAGCTGCGGGCCACCCTGCGCTGCATCCGCTGCGGGGCGTGCATGAACCACTGCCCGGTGTACACCCGGGTGGGGGGCCACGCGTACCAGGCCGTGTATCCCGGCCCCATCGGCAAGATCCTCACGCCCCAGATGGAGGGGGTGGGGGTGCGCCACGAGCTGCTCCACGGCTCCAGCCTGTGCGGAGCCTGCTCCGAGGTGTGCCCCGTGGAGATCCCCATCCCCGAGATCATCGTCCGCCTCCGCCGGGAGGCCACCCACCGGGACCCGGGCTCCTCCGTGGAAGGCCGGGGCACCGGGAGGACCGCCACCGAGGACCTGGCCTGGCGCGTCTGGGCCGCCGTGCTCTCCCGGCCCGGGGCCTACCGGTTCGCGGCCTGGTGCGCCACGCGGTTCCGGAACCTGATCCCCGGCGGCCTGCCCCTGCTCAAGGCCTGGACCCTGGCCCGCGGCAAACCGGTGCCGGCGAGGCGCTCCCTGCAGGAACGGGTGAGAGAGGAGGGGATCCCCCATGGCTGA
- a CDS encoding (Fe-S)-binding protein — protein sequence MHPERVYFYGTCLVDLFYPEAGMAGIRLLRRAGVEVLFPDGQTCCGQPAFNCGYWEEARGVARSQVALFPLDIPVVLPSGSCAGMMRNHYPELFHGEPDEARVRAFSGRVFELTQFLVDVLEVKLEDLGEPVKVTWHSSCHALRDLGLAGQPQALLGQLANVEVAPLARERECCGFGGTFSVRHPEISGAMACDKAADAVATGASRVLSTDGGCLLNVQGALEAKGAALRAQHIAEFLWERTHAR from the coding sequence ATGCATCCTGAGCGTGTGTACTTCTACGGGACCTGTCTGGTGGACCTGTTCTATCCGGAGGCGGGGATGGCGGGGATCCGGCTGCTGAGGCGGGCGGGGGTGGAGGTGCTGTTTCCGGACGGGCAGACGTGTTGCGGGCAGCCGGCCTTCAATTGCGGGTACTGGGAGGAGGCGCGGGGGGTGGCGCGGAGCCAGGTGGCGCTGTTTCCCCTGGACATCCCCGTGGTGCTGCCTTCGGGGAGCTGCGCGGGGATGATGCGCAACCACTATCCGGAGCTCTTCCATGGGGAGCCCGACGAGGCGCGGGTGCGGGCCTTCAGCGGGCGCGTCTTCGAGCTGACCCAGTTCCTGGTGGATGTGCTGGAGGTGAAGCTGGAGGATCTGGGGGAGCCGGTGAAGGTCACCTGGCACAGCTCCTGCCACGCCCTGCGGGACCTGGGGCTCGCGGGACAGCCCCAGGCCCTGCTGGGGCAGCTGGCCAACGTGGAGGTGGCGCCCCTGGCCCGGGAGCGGGAGTGCTGCGGCTTCGGGGGGACCTTCTCGGTGCGGCACCCGGAGATCTCGGGGGCCATGGCCTGCGACAAGGCCGCGGATGCCGTGGCCACGGGGGCGAGCCGGGTGCTGAGCACGGACGGGGGGTGCCTGCTCAACGTGCAGGGGGCCCTGGAGGCCAAGGGCGCCGCCCTCCGGGCGCAGCACATCGCGGAATTCCTCTGGGAGCGCACCCATGCACGCTGA
- a CDS encoding GNAT family N-acetyltransferase encodes MEDEKDRTAKMMRFTFGPLDPKAHDRKNFSCGKEPLDIYLRAQASQDLERNYVTCWVAATAEGRIAGYFTLTAHCIPLENLPEAFRKGLPSRIPVPAALLGRLAVAQQFKGQGLGEILITYALTTAARSGNAAHMLVVDALDENAAAFYRHLGFHGFPSAPTRFFMPLAYFRAE; translated from the coding sequence GTGGAAGACGAGAAAGACCGCACGGCAAAGATGATGCGATTCACCTTCGGGCCCCTGGACCCCAAGGCCCATGACCGCAAGAACTTCTCCTGCGGAAAGGAACCCCTGGATATCTACCTGAGGGCCCAGGCCAGCCAAGACCTTGAGCGCAACTACGTCACCTGCTGGGTGGCTGCCACGGCCGAGGGTCGGATTGCAGGGTACTTCACCCTCACCGCCCATTGCATTCCGCTGGAAAACCTGCCGGAAGCATTTCGGAAGGGACTGCCCTCCCGGATTCCGGTGCCGGCTGCACTGCTTGGTAGGTTGGCCGTGGCTCAGCAATTCAAAGGGCAAGGCCTTGGGGAAATTCTTATCACGTACGCCCTGACAACAGCGGCCCGATCAGGGAACGCTGCCCATATGCTGGTAGTGGATGCCTTGGACGAAAATGCAGCAGCGTTCTATCGGCACCTGGGCTTCCACGGGTTCCCGAGCGCGCCAACGCGGTTCTTCATGCCCCTGGCCTACTTTCGCGCAGAGTAG
- a CDS encoding type II toxin-antitoxin system TacA family antitoxin, whose translation MAIPTARLEARISTDLHALLRRAAELQGRTVTDFVADSLRVAAYKALDEATMTRLSREDQVRFVELLLNPPPPNAALKRAFARRKKLFTNP comes from the coding sequence ATGGCCATCCCAACGGCACGACTTGAAGCTCGCATCAGCACCGACCTCCATGCCCTCCTCCGGCGTGCGGCCGAGCTTCAGGGTCGCACCGTGACTGATTTCGTCGCGGACTCGCTCCGAGTGGCCGCCTACAAAGCGCTGGACGAGGCCACCATGACCCGGCTCTCCAGGGAGGATCAGGTCCGCTTCGTGGAGCTCCTCCTCAACCCGCCGCCGCCCAACGCCGCCCTGAAACGGGCCTTTGCTCGACGCAAGAAGCTCTTCACGAACCCCTGA